The segment TAAACAATGGAAACACGATATCATTGAACGCGATGGACTTCCAATGTGTAATTTTCAGGAAAACTCTTTATTAACATAGGTCcataaatgcatgtaaatacaatattttgataatatgaaaaaaatatatacgtaATGAAATTTTATACCTTTACCTATAATTAACCttgattttttctaaaaataaatctgtttgctttcattcaatttttttagtcGGTGATAATAGACTAGGTAACAGTCCAGCTGCTTTGGTAAGTGGACGTAGTACTATTTATGaagtttttctaaaaataaaaaaagcataATATTGAACATTATTTCTCAGGCCAGTGATTTGACCCATGGGCCTCCGTTCATTtgccttttgaaaaaaaaaatcattatgcaTTTTCGCATTACGTTTTTTAAAAAGGCGTTTTAATTAAGGCCTTCATGTTATAATGCCTTTTTCGTCCCTTTTGGAAAGATTTTACAAAGACTTATTTGATAACAGGGTAGATTATAATTTCCGCAAGGATAGTAAATGGGGGGGAAAAGAAAGGTGTGGTGGCAATTCTACTTGATGAATATGATCATATTTTCCTTTACTGTTTAGGAAAATGTACCAATATTGAGCACAGCATTGCTTTAACGTTCACAATTAAATTGAACTGTGCCATCATTTTGTGCTAGTATCAACTTGGAGTCCCATTACTGATGATACATGGAACAAAACATCAAACACATACGAGTTTTTATTCtcaaatatattattcatatGCCAACATTATAAGGATTGTATTTGTATAAGTAGAGCATTAATAAGTTATACCAGTACAAATGAACATGTATAACAAGTTAAAACAATAGCTCTATTCATTTAGTTGttctttcatatcaatttttcgTTCTTCTGACCAAGTCAGGCTCTCTTTgtgaaaaacaataacatttaaaCCAGATAAGTTATCACAGAAACAAGACAGTTCCAACACAAGCCCCACTACAGAGCTCATCCCTGATATAATAACTCCCAGTCAGACATCACCACAATAAAGGCGGCCCTCATCAGTACGTGGTGCGCTACAGCTTGGACTCTGTTTTGGAGAAGAAGTTCATGATGGCCTGGAAGCACTCCTCCGACTGCCACCGCTCCGTTAACACCTCACACTCCCGCTTGTTGACGGCGTGTAGCGTGGCCCGATCCGTCTCCCTGGACAGGAACTTGGACTTCTGTAGACTCTGTAGACAGGAGAGGGATATAGCTCAGTAAGTGTAAGCATGAGACATTGAAACTAAGACAAGGAGTGTTTATTTCCATGAACTGGTTTCAGTGCTTGTCCTAACTCCTTTTCTGTACACAATATGATATTCCAATGAAAACAAGATGAacagatatgtacatgtaataatgacaacaacaaaaatcaagatattcaaattttacacctTTTACCGGTAATTATGCTTCATATGATTACAATATAAAGGTCCAGATTCTTTTTCTATGAGAACAACCTCTcgtcacaaaatatatatacgtATGTATCAAGTTACAGCAATAATTACAAGTTATCATTCAGTTCCACCTACCAGCTTTGGAAGTTTAGAGTAGAGCTGTATTCGACCCTGAACGGACCGCTGGAAATCATGGTCTGGGAACACCTCTGTCACTAGGTTTCTCTCCAGTGCTTCCTGAGCTGTGATCTTCTTGTTGAACAACAGCAGTTCACTTGCCTGTTGAATTATGAGATTATTTTCAAGCCACAAAGACTTAATGATGTTTTTGCAATTTGCGATTTCTtttgatgaatattttcataattttaaaggaATCTCATTCTCAAAAGTCCCTTAACTCCTGTATTCACAAGATAAGAAAAGTACTCACTTTTGCTGCACCCATCATTTTGGGGAAGGTGTAGGAACTACAACCTTCCGGTGATTGACCAAGGTTTGAGAAAGGAGTTTGAAAGGTGGCCTTCAATAAATTGAAATCACATTATTAAAATGTAATAGACAGCCACTCTGTTCATTTTCTAAAATCCAGCCTCTATGCGTACAAAAAATACTTGTCTTTGGCATAAAagcctttttttatttctatcttATGTCAGTGCATTTTTTCCTAATTCCTTTTAAAAGTTcatcaataaataattaatatataaccAATTACCTTGTCAGTGGCGTAAACCAAATCAAACAGACCGAGCACAGTGACGGACACTCCAATGGCTGGTCCATTGATCACACCAATCAAAGGCTTTGGGAAGTCAATAAAGGCCGCCACAAAACGCCtgcaatttaaaatcaaacacaCATTGATTAAATTTAGAAAATCTGTATACCATGTCTGTCTCTTGCAGTATCTGAATTTATGTATTACGGAACAATATCCTATTACAAGACCCacatcttaaatttttttctgacCAGGAAGTAGTGAGTTAATGCATGCACCTGggtgaaacaaaaatattaataaaaacactTACTCTAATATTTCTCCACCTTTTTCTGCCATAGCTTTAATGCCATCTGGAGGAATATTCATGAAATTTCCCAGATCATTTCCACTGCAATAAAAGTCTCCAGCACCTGAAAAAAGGTAAACCTTATAATTGGTGTTCAAAGGAGTATTACTTTTCTAGtttctttttaatgttaaagagtacataaatgataaaaagagAAGTTGAAAACTTCTTTTTGcatattaacaaattgagaatGAACAGGAAAATATACCCGATACCGGAATTTTCCTAGAGGGAACCTGACCCATGGGCCATAAAACTTACACAATCTCACTTTTGCTTCAGTCTCAAAGTGAGAAAGGGACAACAAGATCAAAAGTAAGATTACTTAGCTGGCTAGCTCATCTCCGAATTATGGCCCTGGAGCCTTTTCTTCACTAACAATATCACCTCgacttaaggaggctgggtggtcaacaaattacccatcagatTGACcctaattgttttttaatgtagatATTAACTacaattaaaactaaaatattttttttttaaaattgaatatttttctatatatctttttctaaaggaaattaaaattgaCTAGAAATTCCGACAatcatccagccctcttaactGTTAGACATCACCTAGGAATTCCAGtagttgaccccccccccctcccactgCTTACCTGTACCAGTAGTTGACTGGCCCTGCCCCACAGATTACCTGTACCAGTAGTTGACCCACCCTGTCCCACAGCTTACCTGTACCAGTAGTTGACTGGCCCTGTCCCACAGTTTACCTGTTCCAGTAGTTGACCCGCCCTGTCCCACAGCTTACCTGTACCAGTAGTTGACTGGCCCTGCCCCACAGCTTACCTGTACCAGTAGTTGACCCGCCTTGTCCCACAGCTTACCTGTACCAGTAGTTGACCGGCCCTGCCCCACAGCTTACCTGTACCAGTAGTTGACTGGCCCTGCCCCACAGCTTACCTGTACCAGTAGTTGACTGGCCCTGCCCCACAGCTTACCTGTACCAGTAGTTGACTGGCCCTGCCCCACAGCTTACCTGTACCAGTAGTTGACTGGCCCTGCCCCACAGCTAACCTGTACCAGTAGTTGACTGGCCCTGCCCCACAGCTTACCTGTACCAGTAGTTGACCCGCCCTGTCCCACAGCTTACATGTACCAGTAGTTGACTGGCCCTGCCCCACAGTTTACCTGTTCCAGTAGTTGACCCGCCCTGTCCCACAGCTTACCTGTAACCACTGTGACAACCACACTCTTGTCCTCAGCAGCTTCTTTGAGTGCGACCACCCACTCATCATACATCTGTAAACAGAGTCAGTTTTACAGAGAATAAGGCAAACCATGTTACAAACATGTATAAAGGTATCACCCCTGTATCAACTCCTGactaatatcaaaatatgatttttttttctttgtttaatttgcTTTTATCGATCACAAGTCAACTATTTCAGCACCATCATTTGATACCATGACTAGGCACATCATCTATTTCTTGGTACTTTACTGAACAACAGCTTAAAGTTAgttcaaagggaaataactggTGTACTCAAACCTGCTTCTATACCTGGTATATACCTGGTAGTTCAAGTATCTCATCCATTTTCTGTCTACcagttaattgttttaaatccaatgtaaacattttctgaCACAAATATCAACAGGTGCTCTCACATTAGATTTCAGGTAATGAAGATTTTATATGTAACTTCAATTGGTTAccaggtacaaatatttgatgtcATCTGAATTGAAATAACCaggaacatacatgtatggatGCAGACTGTAAGTTGTTTGACATCATGACATGCAAAATCACCCATACTGCACCTTTTAACATACCTGTGATTCTTGTCAAATATTTATGACAATTATATAGTTTAAAACTTATATCCCATTAGGTGTAAACTGAATCTGTTTATAAAGATCTATACAACTGCGCAAAGCGTTGAGATCTGACAAAAACCCATGGAGGGTCGTGTTCCGTGACATCagaatgatttttataatttgcatgaaagatatatttattaacCAATTACAATATTTGTTATGAAGtccacaaaaacatttaaaaatggtgacaaaatattacttataaattataagtaatattttgtcaccatttttaaatgtttaaaaaatctctaCAATAGTGCATATTATAAGTTATAATATGCACTATTgtagagattttttaaaaatcagattgGTCTAAACTAGACACAGTCGAAATTTTTGCTATCttcaatttcatataaaaaattcaagtaCCTCAAAATTGATGGCATTTTTCTTGCTTGGTCTGTTGAGTTTTATGGTAAATATCCCTCCTTCATTGGTTACATCTAATGTTGTGTATTTGCCAGCAGGAGCGGATGAGCTTTCTGCTGGAGCCACAGACTTGTCTGCTCCTGCTAACTCATCGACAAGTGCAATATACTTTTGTTTTGCATCATCCTGGAAAAGAAGATTCAATGTGCAAAAACATAGTAAATTTTAGTTATATATGACAGGTAGCAATAACATCAACAAGGAAAACAAATTTGttcatatgagagagagagagagagagagagagagagagagagagagagagagagagagagagagagagagagagagagagagagagagagagagagagagagagagagagagagtcgtcATACCTGTGAAATATCACCTAAACCATTCCAAGCGTCCCATTTTGCTTTCCCAACAAAATCCATCATTCCTGGTTTCTTTGCGTTGCACTTTCCAACCGTTGCCTGGGTGGCAAAAAATTATGTTCTAATGTAATTTATCAAGATATTCTAATGTCACAATCATATTTATAATCTTTGTTGAAGTGTGGCATAGATTTTATCAATAGCATTTGTCTTAAATTACGTATAGGATATTAActattttttacattacatcGAAAACATTGTAATGTTCAGTTTGCTCCAGTTTTACCAAGGACTAGCTTtgcattaattatttcaataagtaaaatcagttaaaatctttaaaaagtaaaatttctttaatcTCAAATTTTCCCAATGAAACTTCCTTTTTCTTTCCCTTGAAATACAGCTTATGAAAATTAATGTCTGACTCAACGTAGAATCTTTAaggaaaatcacaaaataattcataaaaacaCATGTAGAAAAGTTACGGACAAACAACATAATTCTATGACATAATTATTCGTGAGTCATGttgattttgtaataaatgtataccggtattataagaaatgtttataaatgcAAAAATGCACAATGAAAGctttaaagaatgatttcttaaaacactaattttgattaattttgagTCAAAAACATCTAAATATCTAcagtaaatcaaaatttttaacaatCTGATTTATACTGTAGGCTACAGTAGATGCCTGATCAAATAAGAGAAATTAATATCCATGAAAAAATCGCAAGAGGCCCTGCAACCCTggcagattttaaaaatcttatttttatgtTTCTGATGAATGAGAACTATACAAAACTATGAAAAAATTGGGAGttcttgattttatattctcttgAATTGAAGTAACGATGGaatcaaatcatgaaattaattTCTTGCTTTGAtgaaggaatctacagtatatgttTACCTGTTTAAAGAGAGCATAAATTTTCAGCTTGACATCGTTTCCTGGGTCATTTTGCAGGGAATTCAGTCTAGCTTTGGCATTTTCAAAGTCTGAATCGTAGGCTCCCATGGCACGCAGAGACACATGGATAGTACGGTTTTGAATGATATTAAACCTTCAAGTTGGAAAAGAAAGAGCTAGTTATTAGAGTAAAATAGATCTTCCTAAATACATTTCagcaatacattttaaaaatcaaagccctgtatcaatttacatgtatcacgctatttaaaattttgactaTAGGCCTACATATTCTGTTTTTActctatatgttttaaaatgccaatacatacaatAAGTAAAGTCTCGATTTTCTAAATGTCAAGTGGACCTGAAAAATTATCAGGATATATTGGACTTTGATCTTCAGCTAGGCCTAAAATTCGCTACGTAGATGCTCCGTGGGAATGAAAACATGATATAAACAAACGTACTTCGAGCGACTTCCTTTAAAATGAATGCACAATTTTTATTACTAGCTCAGTGAAGATGTGTGAACAGAAAAACTACCATTTGTTTACGCCAGCAACTCGAAACCGGTGCAACATGGAGGCAGCCATTACGTATAGCGCCACCAAGCGGTGATATTTTGCAGGCCGCGCTATGGCGGACAATAAGCACTATGAGGTAAATTTATTGAGTTGTTTATGACCATTCTAGCGTTCcgtgaataatttttattgtaaattgaaaaattatctcaaataaatttgCCCGCTAAAGATATCTGAAATCATAGTATGGAGGATCTAACTAAATATGACCCTCTGTGCATTGTCACTTTGAAACTCTGGCAGGGGATTTTtcagatttataaataaaacattgacaGATACTTTTTATAAAACGGAATGTTTAACGTGACGTTGTATGTGGGGTTTCACACTTACTGCATAGAAATTATActgttattttgatttaaaattaatgtaacgACAGCATTTTAAAATCCACAATGCCACAGAGAAATCGAGTGagtattttcacttttatgtctTTAGTATTTACTATTCACCATTCACAGGTGCTGTGAGTGCTTTAAATTATTGTAAGGATCGaaaggaaaaatacatataaataattatttaatagatAATATGCACTACGGTAATAGATCTCTGTTTGCTAATGGTTTGGATTTCCTGGAAATGGAACctgtaaatttataaaacattttttatgaggtgtttcttttttaaaaactaacaattatttaaatagtTTAGTTTTACTATTTTACCTATTTTGATTTGCTTAGAAAAAGAATCCGAAAGCATTTTTATATGCACATAAATGCTCCACATGAAAAAGTTGTAACAGCTAGTGTCATTTTGTTCTTAAAGACTATCTGTACATTGTTGTTTTAAGTAAATAGTAATCCCTGTGCttgtattattacaacaatttaATTGCTTTTTTATTGCGAACTGACCGTTTTCACTAGGAAGAAACACacacattttaaataatgaaattataagatttatttaacttataattgaaaattgacatgatgaataaatttatatgtaaaactttattatAGAATAATTTAGGTTTCAGGTGAGAATGCTTTGTAGGAACagaactttaatatttttttttatattagccTACTGAAAATAATTGTGTTGATGTTTTATACAGCATGCCttctaaaatacatgtttataactGTACTTGTAACGTTATAACTCTCTGTATACACAAAATAAGatatatcttttctttttaCTAGGTAGGAAAGATATTGGATAAAGGTATCATTCACGAAAAGGTTCATTACCTAATTCGATGGAAGGGTTTCGATTCAAACTGGGACACATGGGAACCCCTGGGTAATTTAGTGGACTGTTTACAGCTTGTCAAGGACTTTGATGCCAAGAGAGAAGCCTCATCTCAAAGGCTTGATTCTGTCTTAGAAGCTGTGGCAAGGGGAAATAACAACCAAACTCCAACGAAAAAGAAAAGTAAGGAGAATGGCAAGTTACCAGAAAGAGGGTCACCTGTGGTCAAATCTGCAGCTTCACATAGCCATGCCTCACCAAAAAAGAATTCCTCTCCAAAATCACCCCAACAGCAGAGTCCATATAAGATTtctgttaaaaatgttaaaggtGTCAAAGACAAAAAGATTCGTCAGAAACTGGCAAGAGAGAGGAGTAAACTCTTTATTGACATGAAAATCGATACCTACACACCAACAAAGAATGAAAGTGCTCAAAGCTCCGGGGAAGACGAGAAAAAGAAAGTACCCATAAGGAGTCTGGAACAGGGCCCTCTACCAGTGAACTCTAGTCAAAGGTCACCAAAAAAGACAGAAACTAATATCTCTCCAAAGAAGGAATTAGAAAATGATACCAAATCAGATATGGTTAACAGTAAAAgtgctgaaaaaaaattaacacctGAGAATTCACCCCCGAAAGAAAAAATGGACAAAGATACTAAAAAGGTTCAAAGTAATGGTGTACagaatgaaaagaaaatcaagCTTAAAAAAGCTGATGATTCAGAAAAGGTGATGagagacaaaaaatataaaaactctGTCAAATTTGCAATGAAAGTAAAACTAAAGCCAtctttaaaagtgaaaaaagcCAGTGTgaaatctgtgaaaaaaaacgAGAAAGATAAAGAGGAAGTCAGTAAAAATGTAAAGAAGAAAGCTTTGAAAGATGGAAAGAAGAGTTCCGACGATAGTCCAGGagcaaagaaaattaaaaaatctgatTCCAAGACTCAGTTGAGTATTGTGAAAAAGGACAAGACATTGAAGGGCAAAGGagaaaaaccaaagaaaagcaAAACTGCAAAGCACAAAAGTGAGGAGGACTATTGCATTGTCGAGTGTTCCACTTCTGATACTGATGACGAACCTTTgtcaaatataaaagttaaaaagtcAAAGGAAAGCAGCAGTGATTCCACAAATAATAAGAAGAAGGAGGAGAAAAAGATCTCACCCAAGTTGAAGTCTGGTCAGGAGGGAAACAACCAGTCATTCAAAGTCAAGCCAAAGCAACTGACCATCAACAATGTGAAGAGAAAGTTGGAGGTTCGTGTTCAGCCCCTAGGGAACATctcaaaatccaaaaaaattaaattgattgacAGCAAAAGGGACAGAGAAATGGCTACAGGTAATTAATTGTAAATCTATGTGCAAGTCAATTTACACAGTAAAATAACATTAGTTTCTTCACTGTGTAGACTATTAGAGTAGAGGAAAGGCAACAACAtctcaccaaaaaaaaaacccaaggaacatatatatgtgtataaagTGAAGTTTATTTATTCGTAAAAATGGTATGCATTTACATCATAGATACACTTATATTCTTAGTATTCAAAATCAAATGAATGTATACTCCATTAGATATCAACAGTACAAAGTTAAGAAATTCTCGTCTTGACTTGGTTTTTCATTTCTATCCTCAGTTCGACCAGTGTCACCCAGTACATCATACACCACAGTGAAGCCTGTGACCATCAGCGGTGTGGGGGTGGTTAATCTGGTGGTGGACAGTGACCGGTCGGTCCCGCTGTGTGGGGACGTCCCCGGGACCCAGTACATCCCCTCAGTGATCCCCATCAGCCCCTCCTCTGTCTCCTACAAGTCTTTACTGGACAACATGCCATTGTCCCTTCTTGCCAAGAAAGGAGGTTCCAAGAAGAAGGACAGCGATGACGCCTCGGAGGACGACCAGGAGAGGGTGGAGAGGAGGATCAGTGTCCGACAGAGTGAATGTGCATACAGGTAGGTCAGGGCCTTGCTGATTATCTTTATCTTTATGCGAGAAAATATTCAATATCTTTAACATTTACAGAACACAGAAATAATTCACTTTATACAGAgattttttacatatatgtatgtatatctGAGTTAGTTATAACTTTAGATTCTAAAAGAAGACTGTAAGAACCATGAGGTAATTGTGTCATCTTATATTAATCCATGTTCTTCTATCTGTTAAACCAAATGAAACCATTTCCTTTTCATCTCAGGTACAAGGACATTGTTGTAAGGAAATGCCAACGGTACACACAGATCTGGCTTAACACTCACACTAAGATTAAAAACGTTCTTAATCCACAGGTAATTGATTTTTTCCTAGCACTCTACTGTAGACATCTCATTTGTCTTGTTCAGCATAAGGTCTTTTCAGCAAGCTACTTATTACCAACAGGTACTTTATCTGATCATGCCTTTATAAAGATAAATGGTGGTACCAACCACTTTTTTGTACTATTCCATGTACCGATAGGTCATTGCACCCACTGGTACTGGTATTCATTAAAGGTTGTGCTGCATATGTCTTATGATGATATATATCTTGTATTCAACTTGCTCACAGAGAATTTTGAGATCTCTtgaattttaatgcaaatacatgtatcaaaccaAGTAACATGggaaaaatattatatgtaaacttaATGGTCCAGAGTCATTGTGTGTCTGTTTTCAGATTTTGATCTCATAAGTTTTGAAACCCAATTTATCATGGAACTTGATGGTTTACATACAGCTTTAATTACAATTGTTTCAGGTTATTCAAGAAATTGTGCAAGCCTTGAACTCAGCCAAATATGATGACAGCAGCTTGATATTGTTCAGTGGGTTGGGGAACGTGTTCTGTAATGGAGTGGATCTCCTGTTCCTGTTGTCTGGGGAGCGCAGAGTTGTTGTGCGCCAAATGGTGGATGCTCTCAGGTTTGTTATATTATTTGTCAGGTTTCAGAGTTCCTGATAATTTATAGCACACAGTGTAGTTACTTCCTGAATTTCAGatcattaaaaattttgtttatcatcaGAAACATACAAgaccattttatttatttttacatatattttcctGATCCATTTGTTGACATCATTGGCAAATTAACACTTGGTGGTTATTTcacatatattaaaattcaaGCAATGAGCTAATATTTTATCAGATATGGTACACATGatgtacttgtacatgaattatataaaatgaCACATGCAATACTTTGAAGTGTAATGCATAATTTTGATTGAAGACCTGTAATCACAAATTGACCCTACAatggatttcaaataaaagtcaAATAAATGCATGTTTCAGCAATACTCATGTTAATGGCTGCTTAGAAGGTGTTTTACAAGTGTTGTATCTTTTCTCAGTACTTGGATGTCAAatatcagggttgtctctaagacccagGGGTGGGGAATTCCCACGCCTATAATGCCTTAATCACctggctattattgcatttcaaacgcAATGTAGGTATAAGCAAGACCCCAGaccccccttctacttttttttttcttccttctacttcaatttctAGATACAAACCTGAGTATCCtccaaaaaaatgaattttctcttaaaaatttAGTTGTAGCATgaagttttaattaaatttctaaGTAAAAATTTGTTCATGAATAAGAtttaaagttgattaaaaaagcATATCTTTATCTATATATGAACTTGTCCTAAAACACAATATTACCTTGTTTCAAGACAGTTAGTTCATGCTtacattttatacatattttcaaacatttacaaTTGCTTACATTTTCAGGGATTTTACCAAGGCTCTGATCACCTTTCCTAAGCCTGTGATAGCGGTGGTGAACGGACCGGCGGTGGGGCTGGGGATGGCCATGCTGCCCCTGTGTGATATTGTCTATGCCAGTGATAAGGCCACCTTCTATCTGCCCTACTCCGCCCTGTCTCAGACCCCCGAGGGCTGTGCCTCCTACACTCTCCCCCAGTCTGTGGGGATGGCGATGGTAAGTGACAATAGAAAGGTTGTCTGTGCCTCTGTGGCTTTGTAAGTAAAAAAATAGTATTATTTTTGACACTGTAAAAGCTTTGCTCCACCAAACCTGGTCCATAATGGATCTTGGATAGAAGGTGTATCATAATTCAAAGTAGATCAAATTGTTTTTGGGTCAATTTTTATCCCCTCGCTCAAACTATTAGAGAGGGGATGTAACATTGCTATTACGGCTTGTATATGGGTGTACTGTGCATACTTCTATATAGCATTGTGTTAACAATACAATTGATTAAGCAAAATACCGTACATTAAATTTTGCTTGATGTATTGAAATAGTGACGAACAAAATGACACAGGTGTATTTTGCCAACACATTCAGAAACATTTCCTGGTGCAAGGGAATACTCTGCTTCTTGAATGTGTGTGATCTTGAGTGTGCAAATGCAGctatgtaccggtacatgtattttaaaaatggtgACAAGTAGTTCAAGACAGGTATATAATGTGCAGCTATGTGCCCAAGCCTTGCAATTAATTTAGTATTGGAacataaacatataaaattgaCTTTTTCAAATTTCAGGCAAATGAATTGCTTTTGGGTGGTAGAAAAGTGACAGCTATAGAAGCGTGCCAGCTGGGGCTAGTATCTCAAGTGTTATGGCCAACATCCATGATGCAAGAGGTCATTCCTAAAATACAGAACATTGCACTCAACTCAGCTAAGGTAACATCAGTCAAAGAGTATTCTTTCTGTTGTACAGGGTTGGTtaacttatttttgcataataGTACCAGTAATTAGAGATTTGTTTTGTTAAGTTGAAGAACATACAATGTACTTGGTATTTTATCACCAAAACTGAAATATACAGATGCTGCCAAAAAACAACTATACTGgtatattctatttttttgatttaaacaaaaatattcttttataagAAGGTTGGATGGTGGTTGCAATTTTTCAACTATATTGATCTCCTTGAGAAAAGGAGCTGGGTAtagaaatatag is part of the Magallana gigas chromosome 3, xbMagGiga1.1, whole genome shotgun sequence genome and harbors:
- the LOC105328600 gene encoding enoyl-CoA delta isomerase 2 isoform X2 yields the protein MGAYDSDFENAKARLNSLQNDPGNDVKLKIYALFKQATVGKCNAKKPGMMDFVGKAKWDAWNGLGDISQDDAKQKYIALVDELAGADKSVAPAESSSAPAGKYTTLDVTNEGGIFTIKLNRPSKKNAINFEMYDEWVVALKEAAEDKSVVVTVVTGAGDFYCSGNDLGNFMNIPPDGIKAMAEKGGEILERFVAAFIDFPKPLIGVINGPAIGVSVTVLGLFDLVYATDKATFQTPFSNLGQSPEGCSSYTFPKMMGAAKASELLLFNKKITAQEALERNLVTEVFPDHDFQRSVQGRIQLYSKLPKLSLQKSKFLSRETDRATLHAVNKRECEVLTERWQSEECFQAIMNFFSKTESKL
- the LOC105328599 gene encoding chromodomain Y-like protein 2 isoform X2 — encoded protein: MPQRNRVGKILDKGIIHEKVHYLIRWKGFDSNWDTWEPLGNLVDCLQLVKDFDAKREASSQRLDSVLEAVARGNNNQTPTKKKSKENGKLPERGSPVVKSAASHSHASPKKNSSPKSPQQQSPYKISVKNVKGVKDKKIRQKLARERSKLFIDMKIDTYTPTKNESAQSSGEDEKKKVPIRSLEQGPLPVNSSQRSPKKTETNISPKKELENDTKSDMVNSKSAEKKLTPENSPPKEKMDKDTKKVQSNGVQNEKKIKLKKADDSEKVMRDKKYKNSVKFAMKVKLKPSLKVKKASVKSVKKNEKDKEEVSKNVKKKALKDGKKSSDDSPGAKKIKKSDSKTQLSIVKKDKTLKGKGEKPKKSKTAKHKSEEDYCIVECSTSDTDDEPLSNIKVKKSKESSSDSTNNKKKEEKKISPKLKSGQEGNNQSFKVKPKQLTINNVKRKLEVRVQPLGNISKSKKIKLIDSKRDREMATVRPVSPSTSYTTVKPVTISGVGVVNLVVDSDRSVPLCGDVPGTQYIPSVIPISPSSVSYKSLLDNMPLSLLAKKGGSKKKDSDDASEDDQERVERRISVRQSECAYRYKDIVVRKCQRYTQIWLNTHTKIKNVLNPQVIQEIVQALNSAKYDDSSLILFSGLGNVFCNGVDLLFLLSGERRVVVRQMVDALRDFTKALITFPKPVIAVVNGPAVGLGMAMLPLCDIVYASDKATFYLPYSALSQTPEGCASYTLPQSVGMAMANELLLGGRKVTAIEACQLGLVSQVLWPTSMMQEVIPKIQNIALNSAKALETTKLLLRSHQRTKLELTCESESNILLERWQSSECQKSIQTFISNEENYST
- the LOC105328599 gene encoding chromodomain Y-like protein 2 isoform X1, with product MADNKHYEVGKILDKGIIHEKVHYLIRWKGFDSNWDTWEPLGNLVDCLQLVKDFDAKREASSQRLDSVLEAVARGNNNQTPTKKKSKENGKLPERGSPVVKSAASHSHASPKKNSSPKSPQQQSPYKISVKNVKGVKDKKIRQKLARERSKLFIDMKIDTYTPTKNESAQSSGEDEKKKVPIRSLEQGPLPVNSSQRSPKKTETNISPKKELENDTKSDMVNSKSAEKKLTPENSPPKEKMDKDTKKVQSNGVQNEKKIKLKKADDSEKVMRDKKYKNSVKFAMKVKLKPSLKVKKASVKSVKKNEKDKEEVSKNVKKKALKDGKKSSDDSPGAKKIKKSDSKTQLSIVKKDKTLKGKGEKPKKSKTAKHKSEEDYCIVECSTSDTDDEPLSNIKVKKSKESSSDSTNNKKKEEKKISPKLKSGQEGNNQSFKVKPKQLTINNVKRKLEVRVQPLGNISKSKKIKLIDSKRDREMATVRPVSPSTSYTTVKPVTISGVGVVNLVVDSDRSVPLCGDVPGTQYIPSVIPISPSSVSYKSLLDNMPLSLLAKKGGSKKKDSDDASEDDQERVERRISVRQSECAYRYKDIVVRKCQRYTQIWLNTHTKIKNVLNPQVIQEIVQALNSAKYDDSSLILFSGLGNVFCNGVDLLFLLSGERRVVVRQMVDALRDFTKALITFPKPVIAVVNGPAVGLGMAMLPLCDIVYASDKATFYLPYSALSQTPEGCASYTLPQSVGMAMANELLLGGRKVTAIEACQLGLVSQVLWPTSMMQEVIPKIQNIALNSAKALETTKLLLRSHQRTKLELTCESESNILLERWQSSECQKSIQTFISNEENYST
- the LOC105328600 gene encoding enoyl-CoA delta isomerase 2 isoform X1 → MAASMLHRFRVAGVNKWFNIIQNRTIHVSLRAMGAYDSDFENAKARLNSLQNDPGNDVKLKIYALFKQATVGKCNAKKPGMMDFVGKAKWDAWNGLGDISQDDAKQKYIALVDELAGADKSVAPAESSSAPAGKYTTLDVTNEGGIFTIKLNRPSKKNAINFEMYDEWVVALKEAAEDKSVVVTVVTGAGDFYCSGNDLGNFMNIPPDGIKAMAEKGGEILERFVAAFIDFPKPLIGVINGPAIGVSVTVLGLFDLVYATDKATFQTPFSNLGQSPEGCSSYTFPKMMGAAKASELLLFNKKITAQEALERNLVTEVFPDHDFQRSVQGRIQLYSKLPKLSLQKSKFLSRETDRATLHAVNKRECEVLTERWQSEECFQAIMNFFSKTESKL